The nucleotide window GAAGATGACAGTGCTTCCCTTCATGATAAAGTTCTTCAAGTAATATTCTTTCCTGTCTTTAAAGGAACCTGCCAGAGGCAAATTGGAATCATAGAGGACATGTGTAGGGGTCATGATATATTTGTCCGCATCCATCTTCATATGCTGATGCCGATTGAGTCTCGAAGTCGTCGTTATAATCCGGTCACCTTCTACAAGCATGCTAGTATTAATCAGGGCCTGTCCCTTCATGAGGTGGATATTTTCTATAATGTATGCCATAAAACCACTCCTTTATCGGTCTTATGACAAACTATGCAAAAAATCCGGGAATATAACGGCTTGTATTCCTTTTACCTCTAATAAAAGTTGTTTTCGGAAAGATTGTTGTTAAAATCCTAAAGCCGATTTTAACGTGCTATAAAGCCATTTTGCTGTTCGTTTTTAAGTGTTCAAGCTCTTTTCTCATAACAAGCCTTAATTTTATGAATAAAACTAGATCATTCAATCCCATTTAGTAGTCAATAGCAACAAAGTTTGAGAAAAGAGCCTTAATAAATGAATGAGGGCCATCTTATTACTTGATGGCCCTCATTCCTGCTATTTTATTCTTGTACTAAGCTATACAAGTCATCGAAAAAACCAGGATAAGAAACGGCGACTGCCTCACTTTGTTCGAGGACGACGTCTTTTTGGCAAAGCAGGGCAGCGATTGACAGCATCATTCCGATTCGATGGTCCCCATAAGCAGAAACGGTTCCGCCGGCAAGGTTTTGCTGCCCGTAAATAATCATCCCATCCTCTGTTGCCTCGATATTCGCACCAAGCTTCTTTAATTCATTTACCACAGTATCAATTCGGTTTGTTTCCTTGACTTTCAATTCCCCTGCATCCTTGATTATCGTCTTGCCCTCGGCCTGTGTGGCAAGTAAAGCAATGACGGGTATTTCATCGATCAGACGGGGAATCAAGTCTCCTTCAACCGTTGCAGCATTTAGTTTTGAATATTTGATCCTAATATCTCCTGCAGGCTCAGCTGCCTCTTGATCATATGGTTCAATCTTGACATCTGCTCCCATTGCTTCAAGGACATCAATGATGCCCGTCCTTGTCGGATTAAGCCCAACATTCTTAAGTAGGATGTCACTCCCTGGCACTATAGCACCTGCCACCAGGAAAAAGGCAGCGGATGAGATGTCACCAGGAATATTTATATTAGCTGCTTTTAGTGTTTGGCCTCCGACTACCTTTACCGAATCTCCTGCACGTTCGACTTTGCCGCCAAACTGCGTAATCATTCGTTCTGTGTGATCCCTTGTCTTTACTGGTTCGACGATGACTGTGTCACCTTCGGCCTGCAGACCGGCAAGGAGAACAGCCGATTTCACCTGTGCGCTCGCAACAGGCAATTGATATGTAATGCCCGATAACTTCCCGCCTTTTACAATCAGCGGAGTGAACTCACCATTATTCTTTCCATCGATTCTTGCGCCCATTTTTGACAATGGAACAGTTACTCTGGTCATTGGCCTCCGTGCGATTGATTCGTCCCCTTCCAAACGGGACTCGAAAGGCAGTCCAGAAAGGATTCCCATCATCAGCCGGATGGTCGTTCCGGAATTGCCGACATCCAGCGTTTCTTCCGGTGGCTTTAAGCCCTTGATTCCGTTGCCTGAAACAGTAACCTCATTTCCATTCCTGTTAATCTCGACTCCGAGTTTTTGAAAGCAGGAAATCGTACTCAAACAATCTTCTCCGGGAAGGAAATTCTCGATTTGGGTGGTCCCTTCAGCAATGGAGCCAAACATGACTGCCCTATGTGAAATGGATTTATCTCCCGGTACTTTAATTTCACCCTCCAGGGAGGTTTTGTTTGTTTTAAGTGTTTTTGTAGACATAATTTTGCTCCTTCAATTTACTCTGCAACAGACATCTCGAATTCCGTGTGTTTCCCAATGCATTTCATTGCTTTTTCCCGATCTTCAGGTGTCTGAAAACTGATCACCAGCACTCCATATATATCCTCACGGGTTTCAATGATTCTGATATTCGTTATGCTGATTCTCTCAATTGCCAGGTACCCGGTTACTTCCGAAATCACACCTGGATAATCGGGAACATCCACAAACAAGTCATAAAAGCTTGGAATCGCTCCCTTATCCTTTACAGGAAGACCGTCACGATATTTTTTCGCAGATTCAAAGAAATCATAAATTTTGTCTTCATCCTTTGCGGACAATAACTCCTTTACCCGTTCCATCTCAGCCTGCCAGTCATTCAACAAAGAAACCAGGACATCGCGGTTTTGAAGCAAAATATCTCTCCACATCCTGGGGTTGCTGGAAGCTATTCGCGTGATATCCCTGAAGCCACCTGCTGCAAGGCGGTTTACAAGTGGTTTCTCTTTGTCCGCCCGCGCTGCCTGATGCACTAGCGAAGCAGCAATTATATGAGGAAAATGGCTGACAACACCAGTAAGATAATCGTGCTCTTCAGGAGAAACATCCAGAAACCTGGCTTTCGTACCTGAAAGCCAGGCTTTTAAACGATCGACTGTCTCATTCATGACGTTGCTGGCAGGAGTCAAAAGATAAAAAGCATTTTCAAATAATATTTTCTTGGCAGCTGCTACCCCGCTTTTATGGGAACCTGCCATTGGATGGCCACCAACGAACGAAACCCCTTTGTCGGAAAGGATGGATGCCTTTTGGGAGATATACCCCTTGGTGCTTCCTGTGTCTGTAATAATGACTTCCTTTTTCAGCGGCAAGGATGCCAAAGTCTCGATGATCCTCCCTGCAATCGTGACTGGAGTCGCTATGATGATCAAATCTGCCCCAGAAGCTTCTTCTTCAATGCCTCCTGCCGGTCTGTCAATTACACCAAGCATCTTGGCAAGGTTCATCTGGTTTTGGTCCAAATCGTAACCTACCAGTTCTGAATCCGGATGTTTTTCTTTAATACACATTCCCAGAGAGCCGCCAATCAACCCTAGCCCAATGATCAATACGCGGCCTTCCATAAAATCCACATCCTTATTTAGATATTGCGGTGTCCACATTCAGAAATTCTTTAATAATCCCAATTACACCTTCATTTTGTTCCTTTGAACCAACCGTGACCCTTATACTTGTAGGAAATCCAAGCGCTGTGCCTGAACGGACGATATATCCTCTTTCAAGCAGGAACTGAAACACTTCCTGGCCATCCCTGTTAAAATCAATCAAAATGAAATTTCCTTGTGATGGATAATATTTTAATCCGGCATGATCACAAAAATCGTAAAACTGCTGTAATCCTTCTCTGTTTTCTCGCCTGCATTCTTCTATGAATTTCTGGTCTCCCAATGCAGCGATCGCGGCTGCCTGGGCCAATGTGTTGACATTAAATGGTTCCCTGGCCGGCTCTAGTGCCCTGATGGTATCCTCATGGGCAATGCCATATCCTACGCGGAAACTTGCCAAGCCATAGATTTTGGAGAATGTCCTTAGAATGATCAAGTTTTTATATTGCTGCAATAGGCGCATTGAATCATGGAAATCCTCAGCATCCACATATTCAAAATAAGCTTCATCAAGCACTACCAGCACATCTTCAGGAACCCGTGCCATAAATGCAGTAAGTTCTTCTTCTGTTATATGGATCCCTGTCGGATTGTTCGGCGAACATAACCAAACAACTGAAGTTTTCTCATCGATTGCAGCCGCCATACCATCCAGGTCATGTGCACCGTCCACTAAAGGGATCTCTGTAATTTCGCAGCCTTCTATTATTCCATTGTGTTTATACTGAGGAAAAGTCGGAGCAGCCATCACTGTTCTGGTTTGTGGTGAAAGCAGTGCTCTTGCAATCATCTGGATTATTTCATCAGAACCGTTGCCTAATATAATCTGCTCCTCTTTTACTTCTAAATACTCTGCAAGAGCTGTACGGAGTTCTGTAGCATAACCATCAGGATACACCGAAAATTTACCTGCATAGCCTGCAATTTCATTCCTCACTTTTTCTGAAGAACCAAATGGATTCTCGTTTGATGCCAGTTTCACGATTTCTGATAAACCATACTGTCTCTTAACTTCCCCGATTGATTTTCCTGGCTGGTACGGTTTAAGCTTTAAAAGCTGCTCTTTCCATCTCATCTTATCCACCTCAACTATCTGATTCTTTAATCCTCTATCTAATTAAAGCAATAAAGAGTATGTTTTTATCATACACTGTTTGACGGTGCAGAAAAAGTAAAAAAGGACAATTTTACAAATCCGGTCTCAGCCCAGCTGCTCCCTCAAGATATATGTGCCTGATTTCTTCCTGCTTCTTTTCAGTATTGAAATGGATCATCACCCTGATGCACATTGGAAGCGAGCCCGTGACGGATAACTCTTTCATGCACATGACCGGTACATAGGTCCAGCCTTCAAGGTTCCTTAATGCCTTTGCCGGGAAGACCGCATCGACATCATCAGTAGCAGAGATGAATATTGAGGCCACTTCACCCGGAGCAATCTTGTTGGAAGCGATCATTTCTTTTAAAAGCCTTTCAGCACCAAGAATAACTTCCCTTTCTTCATTGCTGCTTACCGTGATGGCTCCCCTTACTCCCCTAATCATCAAGCCCAACCTCCTCTTCGAATTTCTTCAGATATGTCATCAATGTTCTTTCATCTACTTCAATAAGCGCAGGTTTGCCGACCTCTTCCAAAAGAACATAACGAATGGTACCGCTCACTGATTTTTTATCCTGTTTCATTCTTTGGATCAACTGCCCTCTTTCCAGTCCTTTCGGAATGGACGTTTGATATCCAAGCTTTTTAAGCCAAAGCTTTAATTCATCCAAATTAAAATCAAGCCCAAGCAAATCCTTGCTTAATTCGAGGGCAAATAGCATACCAATCGCAACAGCCTCACCATGCGTGACATTTCCATAACCGGCCTCAGCTTCGATTGCATGGCCTAGCGTATGCCCGAAATTTAAAAATGCGCGAATCCCTTTCTCCCTTTCATCCTCTGCAACAAAGGAACCTTTGATAGAAATACCCTTTGTCAGGAATTCAAGCATTTGGGAATTGCTTATTGCATCCAGTGAATGGATTTGTTCCTTTAGCCATCTATAAAAAGTCTCATCACTAATCAGAGAATGCTTGATCACTTCAGCAAATCCTGAACGCACTTCATGTGCAGGGAGCGTCTTCAAGTAATCAAGGTCATAAATCACAGCGTCTGGCTGATGAAATGCACCGATCATATTCTTCCCTAACGGGTGGTTAACAGCCACTTTCCCTCCTACTGCACTGTCATGGGCTAGAATCGTGGTCGGTACTTGAATGAAACGAATCCCGCGCATATATGATGCAGCGACAAATCCCGCAAGGTCTCCTACTGCTCCTCCACCAAAGGAAATAATCAGCGACTTCCTGTCGAGTTTGTTTTCCAGTGCGTAAGAAAGACAATCATAATAAACATCAAATGTTTTAGCTTTCTCACCTGAAGGTACGATTTTTACGATGAGCTCGCTTAAACCGGCCGACTCCCGAAAAGAATCCAGATGGTGCTTTGCAACTGTTTCATCCGTTATGACCATGATTGATGTATAGCAATCTGCTGCCTTCTGGATGAAATCGTTCAAGAGATGGATCGCACCGCTCCCAATATAGACGGGATATAAGTTAGTACTTGTAACGATTTTCACCTGCTGCATTTAAAAATCCCTCGCAGTCCTTCTTTGTTCCTCGATGGTCGCTTTCAGCGTGTCAAAACGGTCTGCGTAAAATTGCTCAACCAGGGCAGAAGCAAGCTCCCACGCAATCACATTTTCAGCAACGACGGCAGCAGCCGGAACTGCGCAGGCATCGGATCGTTCTATACTAGCCGAAAAAGGTTCTTTAGTATCGATATCAACACTCATCAATGGCTTGTAAAGCGTCGGGATTGGTTTCATGACACCACGTACAACGACTGGCATTCCTGTCGTCATCCCGCCTTCAAGCCCACCAAGCCGGTTGGTTTTTCGGTAATAACCACGCTCTTCTTCCCAGGCAATTTCATCATGCACCTGGCTGCCAGGCTTCCTGGCTGCTTCAAAACCAATACCGATTTCGACCCCTTTAAATGCATTGATGCTCATAATCGCCGCGGCTAGCTTACCATCTAGCTTGCGGTCGTAATGGACATAACTGCCCACCCCGGCTGGCATTCCTTCAGCAATGACTTCAACGACACCGCCGATGGAGTCACCATTTTTCTTTGCCTCATCAATCGCTGCCATCATGTCTTTTCCGGCTTCGGTGTCGAAGCATCGAACTGGAGATTCCTCTGTTACCTCTCTAAGTTCATCCAGTGAGGAAAAGTCCTGCTTCATTGCTTTTACTCCGCCAATTTCTACAACATGTGCAACTAGCTCAATCCCTAACAGCGATAGCAGTTTTTTAGCCGCTGCACCCGCTGCGACTCTTACCGTCGTTTCCCTTGCAGATGAACGCTCAAGGACATTCCTCATATCGCGATGTCCATACTTGATTGCTCCATTTAAATCAGCATGACCGGGACGCGGTCTGGAAATCTTTCTTTTCACTTCTTCGGATGAATGATCATCCAGCGGTTCCTGGCCCATAATGCCGGTCCAATGCTTCCAGTCATTATTTTCAACCACCAGTGCGATTGGTGAGCCAAGAGTTTGACCATGCCTGATTCCTGCAGTAATCTGGACCTGGTCCTTTTCAATCTGCATCCTTCTGCCGCGGCCGTAACCCTTTTGCCTGCGCGCAAGCTCATTGTTTATATCTTCTGCTACCAGCGGCATTCCTGCTGGCATTCCTTCAATTATGGTTGTTAGCTGCGGTCCATGTGATTCACCCGCTGTTAAATATCTCATATACTTTCCCCCTTCAACTCGCTAAAGGATTTGTTTTACTATATCACACAGTTTCCAATAAATAAATTAAAAATTTCGAAATATGTATGATTCCTTTTAAAGAATGAAGCCATTTTATCATGAACCCTTCAGTCTCGCAAAAAAACCATCATGTATTATTGTCTGCAGACATCAGGTGATTTTATTTTACAAATAACAAAAGGAGCACGGTCACCCGGCTCCTCCTGTTATTTCTTCCTGTAAAAGAAAGTCTCCGCTGTCTCAAAATCGTATGTACTAGGATTAAAGATCTGTTCTGTGCTGCCCACAAATAAAATGCCGCCCTGCCTTAACGCCGAGCTGAATTTATGGTAGATGCTTTCCTTTGCATCTTCGGTAAAATAAATCAGGACATTCCGGCAGACAATCAGATCGAACGGACCCTCATAGCGGTCGGCGAGCAGGTTCTGTTTTTTAAAGGTAACAGTCCTCTTGATTTCATCAGCTACCGTATAATATGGCCCTTCCTTCTTGAAGAACTTGTTAACCATATCCTTTGGCGCTTCATTCAGCGCCCTTTCTGAATAAACACCAAGCCTTGCCTTTGCCAATACGTTTTCGTCGATATCCGTCGCATGAATCTGAATCCGGGATAGTGGTATATGCTTTGAAAGCACCATTGATAGAGTATATGGCTCTTCTCCGGTCGAGCAGGCGGCACTCCAAATTTTCGGATTAGGATTTTTGCTCAATAATTCAGGAAGGATTGTCTGATCCAGGACCTCCCACCTTTTTGCGTTTCTGTAAAACTCGGAAACATTGATGGTCATGCGATCGAGAAATTCATTCAATAGCTGCCGATCTTTGTCGAGCCCTTGATAAAAATCCTGGAAAGATGAAAAGCCTTTCTTTTGATAGAGTGAAGTCAGCCTTCTCTTCATCTGGGCTTCTTTATAGAGAGAAAGGTTGATACCTGTCTTCTCGTAGATTTTCGATATAAAGATTTCATAGTCTTGCTGCATCAGTTTGCTCCTTATCGGTACTAGAAAA belongs to Mesobacillus sp. AQ2 and includes:
- the hisC gene encoding histidinol-phosphate transaminase, producing the protein MRWKEQLLKLKPYQPGKSIGEVKRQYGLSEIVKLASNENPFGSSEKVRNEIAGYAGKFSVYPDGYATELRTALAEYLEVKEEQIILGNGSDEIIQMIARALLSPQTRTVMAAPTFPQYKHNGIIEGCEITEIPLVDGAHDLDGMAAAIDEKTSVVWLCSPNNPTGIHITEEELTAFMARVPEDVLVVLDEAYFEYVDAEDFHDSMRLLQQYKNLIILRTFSKIYGLASFRVGYGIAHEDTIRALEPAREPFNVNTLAQAAAIAALGDQKFIEECRRENREGLQQFYDFCDHAGLKYYPSQGNFILIDFNRDGQEVFQFLLERGYIVRSGTALGFPTSIRVTVGSKEQNEGVIGIIKEFLNVDTAISK
- the aroA gene encoding 3-phosphoshikimate 1-carboxyvinyltransferase; protein product: MSTKTLKTNKTSLEGEIKVPGDKSISHRAVMFGSIAEGTTQIENFLPGEDCLSTISCFQKLGVEINRNGNEVTVSGNGIKGLKPPEETLDVGNSGTTIRLMMGILSGLPFESRLEGDESIARRPMTRVTVPLSKMGARIDGKNNGEFTPLIVKGGKLSGITYQLPVASAQVKSAVLLAGLQAEGDTVIVEPVKTRDHTERMITQFGGKVERAGDSVKVVGGQTLKAANINIPGDISSAAFFLVAGAIVPGSDILLKNVGLNPTRTGIIDVLEAMGADVKIEPYDQEAAEPAGDIRIKYSKLNAATVEGDLIPRLIDEIPVIALLATQAEGKTIIKDAGELKVKETNRIDTVVNELKKLGANIEATEDGMIIYGQQNLAGGTVSAYGDHRIGMMLSIAALLCQKDVVLEQSEAVAVSYPGFFDDLYSLVQE
- the aroC gene encoding chorismate synthase, with the protein product MRYLTAGESHGPQLTTIIEGMPAGMPLVAEDINNELARRQKGYGRGRRMQIEKDQVQITAGIRHGQTLGSPIALVVENNDWKHWTGIMGQEPLDDHSSEEVKRKISRPRPGHADLNGAIKYGHRDMRNVLERSSARETTVRVAAGAAAKKLLSLLGIELVAHVVEIGGVKAMKQDFSSLDELREVTEESPVRCFDTEAGKDMMAAIDEAKKNGDSIGGVVEVIAEGMPAGVGSYVHYDRKLDGKLAAAIMSINAFKGVEIGIGFEAARKPGSQVHDEIAWEEERGYYRKTNRLGGLEGGMTTGMPVVVRGVMKPIPTLYKPLMSVDIDTKEPFSASIERSDACAVPAAAVVAENVIAWELASALVEQFYADRFDTLKATIEEQRRTARDF
- the aroB gene encoding 3-dehydroquinate synthase, which codes for MQQVKIVTSTNLYPVYIGSGAIHLLNDFIQKAADCYTSIMVITDETVAKHHLDSFRESAGLSELIVKIVPSGEKAKTFDVYYDCLSYALENKLDRKSLIISFGGGAVGDLAGFVAASYMRGIRFIQVPTTILAHDSAVGGKVAVNHPLGKNMIGAFHQPDAVIYDLDYLKTLPAHEVRSGFAEVIKHSLISDETFYRWLKEQIHSLDAISNSQMLEFLTKGISIKGSFVAEDEREKGIRAFLNFGHTLGHAIEAEAGYGNVTHGEAVAIGMLFALELSKDLLGLDFNLDELKLWLKKLGYQTSIPKGLERGQLIQRMKQDKKSVSGTIRYVLLEEVGKPALIEVDERTLMTYLKKFEEEVGLDD
- a CDS encoding protein-glutamate O-methyltransferase CheR; this translates as MQQDYEIFISKIYEKTGINLSLYKEAQMKRRLTSLYQKKGFSSFQDFYQGLDKDRQLLNEFLDRMTINVSEFYRNAKRWEVLDQTILPELLSKNPNPKIWSAACSTGEEPYTLSMVLSKHIPLSRIQIHATDIDENVLAKARLGVYSERALNEAPKDMVNKFFKKEGPYYTVADEIKRTVTFKKQNLLADRYEGPFDLIVCRNVLIYFTEDAKESIYHKFSSALRQGGILFVGSTEQIFNPSTYDFETAETFFYRKK
- a CDS encoding prephenate dehydrogenase, producing the protein MEGRVLIIGLGLIGGSLGMCIKEKHPDSELVGYDLDQNQMNLAKMLGVIDRPAGGIEEEASGADLIIIATPVTIAGRIIETLASLPLKKEVIITDTGSTKGYISQKASILSDKGVSFVGGHPMAGSHKSGVAAAKKILFENAFYLLTPASNVMNETVDRLKAWLSGTKARFLDVSPEEHDYLTGVVSHFPHIIAASLVHQAARADKEKPLVNRLAAGGFRDITRIASSNPRMWRDILLQNRDVLVSLLNDWQAEMERVKELLSAKDEDKIYDFFESAKKYRDGLPVKDKGAIPSFYDLFVDVPDYPGVISEVTGYLAIERISITNIRIIETREDIYGVLVISFQTPEDREKAMKCIGKHTEFEMSVAE
- the aroH gene encoding chorismate mutase: MIRGVRGAITVSSNEEREVILGAERLLKEMIASNKIAPGEVASIFISATDDVDAVFPAKALRNLEGWTYVPVMCMKELSVTGSLPMCIRVMIHFNTEKKQEEIRHIYLEGAAGLRPDL